agcgaGGCAAGGACTTTCCTCTTCTCAGAGGATAACAGGCTGTGCCCAAATAAGCTAGAGAAACCAAGAGGTAAAAGTGGGGGCTTATGAAGAGCtttgaattttgtttctcttttgctcttttttcttcttccttaatTCTCTGCTCTGTACATCTTGAATCAAATAGTCCTAATACCTCTTCATCACCGTGTCCAACAATGCCTCCAAAGTCAAAGAGCATCAAGAGAGAGCAATGATGCCTCTTCCCGCGCACCAATACCAGATGTCGCAGACCATGCAGCGAGAACAGCTAGAGCTTGTTGAGTCAGTCAAGCAACTGAAAGACTATAAGCAAGCAGAAGGAAAATGCTGTCTGATAAGGAGATTGGCTCTACTACCAATAACTAGCAATCTATTGTTCGAAGGCCTCCCTATCCGATTGAGTTATTGGATAAGCCCTATCCAAAGAACTACAAAACTCCAATCTTTGTCCGCTACGATGGGAGAAAGGGGAATGTAATAGTAGAAATGGCAACGGGTCAGGTTTAGGTAGGGTTTTTTTAtgcccaaacccgacccgagggTCTTTTCTCGTaatccaaacccgacccgtttaataaacaggtttttttttttttttttaaccccaaaCCCGCCCTGTCAAGCTCTATGGGCCCTGCGGGCCCGTCCAACCGTTTCTGAGCCTAATCAAAAGCTGTGGCCCAATACGAcccaatcattaaaaaaaaaaatcaattttacaTCTAGAAATCACAACCAGAGATTCAGAGACGAATCACAAACCTAAACAtaaatacaaatcagttttttttttttttttttttttttgatcttcTTTGTTAATACATACTCTTcactcatttcaaaaaaaaaaaaatcacaaacccaaacataaatagaaacataaataaGCTTATTTTTTGGCTCTTCTTTGTTAATATAGATTTTtcactcatcaaaaaaaaaaaaaaatttataaacagaAAATACAATCTCGTCCTCTGATCATCTAATCTCTCTCCGCTCTTTGATCTAACAATCCTATGCTCTGATCTAACTCTCGTATTCCGATCTAACAATCCTATGCTCCTCTGTGACAAACTTCAACCACCACAAGATCCTTGCTCCTCCATGaaaaacaaccaccaccacgTGATGAGAGTGAAGGTGAGGGTGGATTGGTGAGTGAATGAGAGTGAGGTGAGTGGGTGAGGGGTGGCTGTGAGAAAacgagagtgagagtgagagaggtaAAGGGCGGCGAGGTGGAGTGACTTCATGAGGGGAGCGTGAGGCGAAACGAGGTCGTGGGGCCGTGAAGTTGAGTGAGGTCGTGACTGTGAGGGGAGAGTCTAAGGGCAAGGGAAGGTGGTCGACGATGAGAacttgaaagagagagagagagagagagagagagggtggcTGAGAGGTGAGAGTTACatttagtttttagaaaatgaaatttgaaaggaaaagagagtATTTATACTACTAGGGTTTTAAacgtttttttaatattatgtgAATACGGGTCGAGTTCGGGTCAAGTATGCATAAAACCAAGACCCGACCCTATAATTTATCAAGTCGGGTAAAATCCGACCTATTAAGGTTGGACCGGACAAGGTATCCGCAGGTCAGATATAAATTGTCATCCCTATGCAATAAAGCATGTTAGCAAGTTTCTCGATACAATGGGACAACATGCTGGTAACGAAGAGCTATGCCTAGGGGAGTTTTCTAAATCCCTTGGACCCTTACAAATCGGGCTTACACATGGTATACCAGACTCCCACCAGGTTCTATCAAGACTTGGGATGAGATGGTAGACAGTTTCTACAGTAAGTTCTTCCGGGAAGAGGAGAGGATAACATTTGTCAATCTTTGTAATAACACCAAGCAAAATGTGAATGAAGGTGTGGTGGAATTCATCCGAAGATTCATGGACACAGCCTTGGATTGTTATGACGACAATGAGGAACATGAACTTGTTGAGGTGTGCATCAATAATATGCTCTGGGAATACAGGTTGCACCTCGAGAAAGTAAATATTATGCAATTTGTCGATCTGTTACAAAAGTCTCGGAGGACAGCCCTCACAGTATCAGAGAGGAGATAAAAGAGACCGAGTGTTTGTATGCGTGATTTGTAGCTGGATTTGGGCTTTAAGACaggatttaaaattttctatttataaaattcaaaaatagtaTGGCGATTATCTAATGATTGTGCGTTTGTTCTTCTGCACACTTATTCTTCAAATTGATTGGAATGTCTTTTTAAGACTAATAGCGCGAGTAAAATGAAATTGTTTGCACACCAGTCTTTCAtatgtacaaaataaaaaaatttaaggaaaaaaaaaaaactacatagaTTATATGCCATTTTTATGAGTAGGTGACAATCTTCCAAGAAAGCCATTCTCACATACAAGAATTTGTTGAAAACTTGATTGCCAAACCGCTATCTCttcaaaaatatcaaactaAAATTCAGTCATTAATCGAAACCAGTCCAGATTTTTCCgggaaaattttcattaaaagttcaaaattcCCAAGCATACTCTAATTCAAGTTATAATCTCACACTACCCTTGATCCattttccaaacaaataaaaagccaAGAAATCGGTCTCATATTTTTTCTAAGTTTCCATTAGCAAAAACACCACCACAATTACCATctcgccaaaaaaaaaaaaacccacaacccacttTATATATCAAATACACAAATCAACATTATCCCATTTCCCGTTTGGTAAATGCATAATTTCAATGATTTCCCCACCAAACACAATCACATTCACATTCACGTCCCAACAAACAACCAATCATTCCAAACAATTCCCAGAACCAACAAATTCCATTAAATTTCTCTACCAAACATTACAAAACTAGAGTTGCTTTGCCAAACAGAAACTAACAAAAACATCAAATTCAAGAACTAGTAAACTTGGtgacagccttggttccttcaGAGACAGCGTGCTTAGCCAACTCACCAGGCAACACCAAACGCACCGCAGTCTGAATCTCCCGAGACGTGATCGTGGGCTTCTTGTTGTACCGAGCCAATCGCGATGACTCCTGGGCGAGCTTCTCGAAGATATAGTTGATGAAGCTGTTCATGATCCCCATAGCCTTGCTCGAAACCCCAATATCGGGGTGAACCTGTTTGAGAACCTTGAAGAGGTAGATCTTGTAAGTCTCGATGCTTTTCTtgaccttcttcttcttcttcgaatCGCTACCGCCTTCCTTCGAGATCTTCTTCTCGGCCTTCGCCGGAGCTTTCTCCGCCGCCACTGGCTTCTTCTCCGCTGGCTTCTTCTCTGCCTTTGTGGGTGCCATTGATTTTTGTGAGAGAGTGAAAATTCTAGAGAGAGATTCGGAATGTGAAAAAGCTTGCAATGAAAAAAATGTGACGAAGAGGTTGGTGGGTTTGGCCCCGTTTGGGAGAGTTTATAAAGGGC
The sequence above is drawn from the Quercus robur chromosome 7, dhQueRobu3.1, whole genome shotgun sequence genome and encodes:
- the LOC126691664 gene encoding probable histone H2B.3 isoform X3: MAPTKAEKKPAEKKPVAAEKAPAKAEKKISKEGGSDSKKKKKVKKSIETYKIYLFKVLKQVHPDIGVSSKAMGIMNSFINYIFEKLAQESSRLARYNKKPTITSREIQTAVRLVLPGELAKHAVSEGTKAVTKFTSS
- the LOC126691664 gene encoding probable histone H2B.3 isoform X2; the protein is MAPTKAEKKPAEKKPVAAEKAPAKAEKKISKEGGSDLKKKKKVKKSIETYKIYLFKVLKQVHPDIGVSSKAMGIMNSFINYIFEKLAQESSRLARYNKKPTITSREIQTAVRLVLPGELAKHAVSEGTKAVTKFTSS
- the LOC126691664 gene encoding probable histone H2B.3 isoform X1, whose protein sequence is MAPTKAEKKPAEKKPVAAEKAPAKAEKKISKEGGSDLKKKKKVKKSIETYKIYLFKVLKQVHPDIGVSSKAMGIMNSFINYIFEKLAQESSRLARYNKKPTITSREIQTAVRLVLPGELAKHAVSEGTKAVTKFTSS